One genomic region from Augochlora pura isolate Apur16 chromosome 7, APUR_v2.2.1, whole genome shotgun sequence encodes:
- the Mi-2 gene encoding chromodomain-helicase-DNA-binding protein Mi-2 homolog isoform X3 yields MASDEEVDESYAGEDDVEETGGQVSTVGQPVDGSSDAEESQRLEEDDDYEPEERKKKKGKKRKARSEDKKGKKKKKKKKSDSGDESDFGGGGGETGDVGGDDSDYAGNRKSRKSSSRKSSSHTAPAPPSQEPTTGMPTIEEVCNTFGLTDVQIEYTDADFQNLTTYKLFQQHVRPLLAKENPKVPMSKLMMLVAAKWRDFSELNPHTQPDADVSSANVDEDNRNSRSNRSGAVQEGEDEEDDDEDSDRKRKSRGSRAKKGKKASKVPTLKIKLGKRKRGSSDEEAEGSGVGTDRDSDMEFEQMLADAEEPSGADGTTKGNAEESGVEPPAEPPVRRKAKTKIGNKTKKKKKTKTTSKFPDGEEGLQTDHQDYCEVCQQGGEIILCDTCPRAYHLVCLEPELEETPEGKWSCPHCEGEGAAEDDDEHMEFCRICKDGGELLCCDSCTSAYHTHCLNPPLSEIPDGDWKCPRCSCPPLRGKVAKILTWRWKECSETPSEEPSTSKAAPKQRKIREFFVKWADMSYWHCDWITELQLDVFHPLMFRNYSRKYDMDEPPKLEEPLDESDSRVKRLKEQDGATNRDDYNLEERFYRYGVRPEWLVVHRVINHRLSRDGRATYLVKWRELGYDQATWEDEHEDIPGLKQAIEYYLDLRAANCCDGSSSRKGKKGKGKKSKTRELIDDEERTPKRYTPPPEKPTTDLKKKYERQPEYLDQTGMQLHPYQLEGLNWLRYSWGQGIDTILADEMGLGKTIQTITFLYSLYKEGHCKGPFLVSVPLSTIINWEREFETWAPDFYCVTYVGDKDSRIVIRENELSFEEGAVRGGRASKIRSSQIKFNVLLTSYELISIDSACLGSIDWAVLVVDEAHRLKSNQSKFFRLLASYNIAYKLLLTGTPLQNNLEELFHLLNFLCRDKFNDLAAFQNEFADISKEEQVKKLHELLGPHMLRRLKADVLKNMPSKSEFIVRVELSPMQKKYYKYILTKNFEALNPKGGGQQVSLLNIMMDLKKCCNHPYLFPSASQEAPTAPNGSYETSALIKAAGKLVLLSKMLKKLRDDGHRVLIFSQMTKMLDILEDYLEGEGYKYERIDGNITGAQRQEAIDRFNAPGAQQFVFLLSTRAGGLGINLATADTVIIYDSDWNPHNDIQAFSRAHRIGQANKVMIYRFVTRNSVEERVTQVAKRKMMLTHLVVRPGMGGKGANFSKQELDDILRFGTEELFKEEEGKEDEAIHYDDKAVAELLDRSKEGIEQKENWANEYLSSFKVASYVTKEGETEEEADTEIIKQEAENTDPAYWIKLLRHHYEQQQEDIARTLGKGKRVRKQVNYNDGVVTGEQGTRDDQPWQENLSDYNSDFSAPSDDDKEDDDFDEKGDGDLLSRRSRRRLERRDEKDRPLPPLLARVNGNIEVLGFNARQRKAFLNAIMRYGMPPQDAFNSQWLVRDLRGKSEKNFKAYVSLFMRHLCEPGADNAETFADGVPREGLSRQHVLTRIGVMSLIRKKVQEFEHINGYYSMPEMIRKPVEPVKIEAGGDAATGTSSTSATPATSNAPSPSPAATPTPMPAPGTAVDAGKANSDSIESKDIKEEQKDKESPEAKDLKEESKDSKEDEDSSIEKDKDKEDVKKEEKDTDTETSDKEKDKTETKDEKSSTKEEKSENNDNKLKQDSEEDVVIVKDDEEEIEKREEKDNKEKDVKDCETEVLKPKRKFMFNIADGGFTELHTLWLNEEKAAVPGREYEIWHRRHDYWLLAGIVTHGYGRWQDIQNDIRFAIINEPFKMDVGKGNFLEIKNKFLARRFKLLEQALVIEEQLRRAAYLNLTQDPNHPAMSLNARFAEVECLAESHQHLSKESLAGNKPANAVLHKVLNQLEELLSDMKSDVSRLPATLARIPPVAQRLQMSERSILSRLAATAPGGSSSQSGQAALLAQQYPAGFSSGQLPATFAGPANFGNFRPQYSVPGQPPQGFTA; encoded by the exons ATGGCGTCCGACGAGGAGGTGGACGAGAGTTACGCGG GTGAAGACGATGTAGAAGAAACTGGGGGTCAAGTTTCAACTGTTGGTCAGCCAGTGGATGGATCGTCTGATGCTGAAGAATCGCAGAGATTA GAAGAAGACGACGATTATGAGCCAGaggaaaggaagaagaaaaagggaaagaaacGGAAAGCGCGTAGTGAAGacaagaaaggaaagaaaaagaagaagaagaaaaaatctGATTCTGGAGat GAAAGCGACTTCGGAGGAGGTGGGGGCGAGACAGGCGATGTGGGCGGAGATGATAGTGACTATGcaggaaatagaaaaagtagaaaatctTCGTCAAGAAAATCATCTAGTCACACAGCACCGGCTCCTCCGAGCCAGGAACCTACCACTGGCATGCCTACTATTGAAGAAGTTTGTAATACATTCGGATTGACTGATGTACAGATCGAATATACCGACGCGGATTTCCAGAATTTAACaacatacaaattatttcaacaacaCGTCAGACCTCTTCTAGCTAAAGAAAATCCAAAA GTACCAATGTCGAAACTCATGATGTTGGTAGCTGCAAAGTGGCGAGATTTTTCCGAATTGAATCCCCACACACAACCCGACGCCGATGTATCGTCTGCCAATGTGGACGAAGATAATAGAAATTCGAGGTCGAATCGCAGTGGCGCGGTACAGGAAGGCGAAGACGAAGAGGATGATGACGAAGACAGTGATAGGAAACGAAAATCGAGGGGTTCCAGAGCCAAGAAGGGAAAGAAAGCTTCGAAAGTGCCCACGTTAAAGATTAAACTTGGGAAGCGCAAACGAGGGAGTTCG GACGAGGAAGCGGAAGGGAGTGGAGTTGGTACTGACAGAGACTCTGACATGGAGTTTGAACAAATGCTGGCAGACGCTGAAGAACCCTCTGGCGCGGACGGGACCACTAAAGGGAATGCCGAAGAGAGCGGTGTCGAACCCCCGGCAGAACCTCCCGTTCGCAGGAAGGCAAAAACTAAAATTGGAaacaaaacgaagaaaaagaaaaagacaaaaaCCACATCCAAGTTTCCAGATGGAGAAGAGGGACTACAG ACCGATCATCAGGACTATTGCGAAGTGTGTCAACAAGGCGGCGAAATTATATTGTGCGACACGTGTCCTAGAGCATACCATCTAGTGTGTTTGGAACCTGAATTGGAAGAGACTCCCGAAGGAAAATGGAGTTGTCCTCATTGCGAAGGAGAAG GTGCGGCAGAAGACGATGATGAACATATGGAGTTCTGTAGAATATGTAAAGACGGCGGTGAATTGCTGTGCTGCGACAGTTGTACCAGCGCCTATCACACGCACTGCTTGAATCCACCGCTCTCCGAAATTCCTGACGGCGATTGGAAATGTCCCAGATGTTCTTGTCCACCTCTTCGTGGAAAAGTAGCCAAGATTTTGACATGGAGATGGAAAGAATGTTCAGAAACGCCGTCTGAAGAACCTTCGACCAGCAAGGCTGCTCCAAAGCAACGGAAAATACGCGAATTTTTTGTGAAATGGGCAGACATGTCATACTGGCATTGTGATTGGATCACAGAGTTGCAACTGGATGTTTTCCATCCGCTCATGTTTAGAAATTACTCGCGAAAGTACGATATGGACGAGCCGCCGAAGCTGGAAGAGCCATTGGACGAAAGCGATTCTCGTGTAAAGCGATTAAAAGAGCAGGATGGTGCTACGAATAGAGACGACTATAATTTAGAAGAACGATTCTATCGTTACGGAGTTCGACCCGAGTGGCTTGTAGTGCATCGAGTAATTAATCATCGTCTCTCGAGAGACGGCCGGGCGACTTATCTTGTTAAGTGGAGGGAATTGGGATACGATCAGGCTACTTGGGAGGACGAACACGAAGATATTCCGGGCTTGAAACAGGCGatcgaatattatttggaTCTCAGGGCAGCAAATTGTTGCGACGGCAGTTCCTCCCGCAAGGGCAAGAAGG GTAAAGGTAAAAAGTCAAAAACTCGCGAGCTGATAGACGACGAGGAAAGAACACCCAAACGATACACTCCACCGCCCGAGAAACCTACTACTGatctgaaaaagaaatatgaaagaCAGCCAGAATATTTGGATCAGACAGGAATGCAGTTGCATCCTTACCAATTAGAG GGTCTGAATTGGTTGAGATATTCATGGGGTCAAGGTATAGATACTATATTGGCGGACGAGATGGGTCTTGGAAAAACCATCCAAACTATTACTTTTCTATACTCGCTGTACAAAGAGGGACACTGCAAAGGACCGTTTTTGGTTTCCGTTCCGCTATCGACAATCATCAATTGGGAACGTGAATTTGAAACTTGGGCGCCTGATTTCTACTGCGTTACATACGTGG GTGACAAGGATAGCCGTATAGTGATCCGTGAGAACGAATTGTCCTTCGAAGAGGGTGCTGTACGCGGTGGTAGAGCGTCGAAAATCCGATCTTCCCAGATTAAGTTCAACGTATTGCTTACCAGTTACGAACTAATTTCTATCGACTCGGCGTGCTTGGGATCCATAGATTGGGCTGTGCTGGTGGTAGACGAAGCGCACAGGTTGAAATCCAATCAGTCCAAGTTTTTCAGACTCCTGGCGTCCTACAACATTGCGTACAAGTTACTATTGACCGGTACTCCATTGCAGAACAACCTAGAAGAGTTGTTCCATCTGCTGAACTTCTTGTGCCGCGACAAATTCAACGATCTGGCCGCGTTTCAGAATGAATTCGCGGACATTTCAAAGGAAGAACAGGTGAAAAAGTTGCACGAGTTGCTTGGTCCTCACATGTTGAGGAGATTGAAGGCCGACGTTTTGAAGAACATGCCGAGCAAGTCAGAGTTTATCGTCCGCGTGGAGCTGTCGCCGATGCagaagaaatattacaaatacattttaacAAAGAACTTCGAGGCGTTAAATCCAAAGGGAGGAGGTCAACAAGTATCGTTGTTGAACATCATGATGGACTTGAAGAAATGTTGCAACCATCCGTACCTGTTTCCATCAGCGTCTCAAGAGGCGCCAACCGCGCCAAACGGTAGTTACGAGACCTCTGCGTTGATCAAAGCTGCAGGCAAGCTGGTATTGCTCAGTAAAATGTTGAAGAAGCTCAGAGACGACGGCCACAGAGTACTAATCTTCTCGCAAATGACGAAAATGTTAGATATTCTGGAGGATTATCTCGAAGGTGAAGGATACAAGTATGAGAGAATCGACGGCAACATCACTGGCGCCCAGCGACAAGAGGCGATAGACAGATTCAATGCTCCTGGTGCTCAACAGTTCGTTTTCTTACTATCCACACGCGCGGGTGGACTGGGTATCAACTTGGCCACGGCCGATACTGTGATCATATACGATTCCGATTGGAATCCACACAACGATATCCAGGCGTTCAGCAGAGCTCACAGGATCGGTCAAGCCAACAAGGTAATGATCTACCGATTCGTCACTCGCAATTCAGTGGAGGAACGGGTTACCCAAGTAGCCAAACGGAAAATGATGTTGACGCATTTGGTCGTTAGACCCGGAATGGGTGGGAAGGGCGCAaattttagcaaacaagaacTGGACGATATTTTGCGATTCGGCACAGAGGAACTGTTCAAAGAGGAAGAAGGTAAAGAGGACGAAGCGATTCACTACGACGACAAGGCTGTTGCTGAGCTATTGGATAGAAGCAAGGAAGGTATCGAACAAAAGGAGAACTGGGCCAACGAATACCTAAGTTCCTTCAAAGTGGCGTCGTACGTGACCAAGGAAGGTGAAACGGAAGAGGAGGCGGATACGGAGATCATAAAACAGGAAGCCGAGAACACGGATCCTGCTTATTGGATTAAGTTGTTGCGACATCATTACGAACAGCAGCAAGAAGATATTGCCAGAACCCTCGGAAAAG GTAAACGAGTACGTAAACAGGTCAACTACAACGATGGTGTAGTAACTGGGGAACAAGGAACGAGGGACGATCAACCTTGGCAGGAGAATCTGTCTGATTACAACAGCGATTTTAGCGCGCCGAGCGATGACGacaaagaagacgacgacTTTGACGAGAAGGGCGACGGAGATCTATTGTCCCGCAGAAGCAGACGAAGATTGGAGAGAAGAGATGAAAAGGATAGACCCCTACCACCGTTACTCGCCAGAGTCAACGGAAACATTGAA GTATTGGGTTTTAACGCCAGACAACGGAAAGCATTCTTGAACGCAATCATGCGATATGGCATGCCACCGCAGGATGCGTTTAACTCTCAGTG GCTGGTACGAGATTTGCGAGGTAAAtcggagaaaaatttcaaGGCTTACGTATCGCTGTTCATGCGGCATCTCTGCGAGCCTGGCGCCGACAATGCCGAGACATTCGCAGACGGTGTGCCGAGAGAAGGACTCAGCAGGCAACACGTCTTGACGAGAATCGGTGTAATGTCGCTAATCAGGAAGAAG GTTCAAGAGTTCGAGCACATCAATGGATATTATTCGATGCCGGAGATGATTCGAAAGCCTGTCGAACCGGTGAAAATAGAAGCTGGTGGTGACGCGGCAACCGGGACCAGTAGTACCAGTGCCACACCTGCCACTTCGAACGCTCCTAGTCCAAGTCCTGCCGCAACTCCTACCCCGATGCCCGCTCCTGGAACCGCGGTAGACGCTGGAAAAGCAAATTCcgattcgatcgaatcgaagGATATCAAGGAAGAACAGAAGGATAAGGAG AGTCCGGAGGCGAAAGATCTGAAGGAAGAGTCCAAAGATTCCAAGGAGGACGAAGATAGCAGCATCGAGAAGGACAAAGACAAAGAAGACGTAAAGAAGGAGGAAAAGGACACGGATACAGAAACTTCggataaagagaaagacaaaACGGAAACCAAGGACGAGAAATCTTcgacgaaagaagaaaaatccgAGAATAATGACAACAAACTGAAACAGGACTCCGAGGAAGATGTAGTAATCGTTAAAGACGACGAGGAAGAGATCGAGAAGCGAGAGGAAAAAGACAATAAGGAGAAAGACGTGAAGGACTGTGAAACGGAAGTGTTGAAACCCAAACGGAAATTTATGTTTAACATCGCCGACGGTGGGTTCACGGAACTACATACGTTATGGTTGAACGAAGAGAAGGCTGCGGTACCTGGTCGCGAATACGAGATATGGCATCGAAGACACGATTACTGGCTTTTAGCCGGTATCGTTACGCACGGCTACGGCCGTTGGCAAGACATCCAAAATGACATAAG GTTCGCTATAATAAACGAACCATTCAAGATGGATGTAGGCAAAGGTAACttcttagaaataaaaaacaagTTCTTGGCTCGCCGGTTCAAGCTATTAGAGCAAGCATTAGTGATAGAGGAACAGTTGAGAAGAGCCGCGTACCTGAATCTAACGCAGGATCCTAATCACCCTGCTATGAGTCTGAATGCTAGATTCGCCGAAGTCGAGTGCCTTGCTGAATCCCACCAACATCTTAGCAAAGAAAGTCTTGCCGGTAATAAACCAGCGAATGCTGTGTTGCATAAG GTACTAAATCAATTGGAGGAACTATTGTCCGACATGAAGTCGGATGTGAGTCGTCTACCGGCTACTTTGGCTCGCATTCCACCTGTTGCACAAAGACTCCAAATGTCCGAGAGATCGATATTGAGTCGTTTAGCTGCGACTGCACCAGGCGGTAGCAGTTCTCAGTCTGGTCAAGCAGCTCTCTTGGCACAACAATATCCTGCAGGTTTTTCTAGCGGTCAGTTGCCAGCCACTTTCGCGGGGCCAGCCAATTTCGGCAATTTCCGACCACAATACTCAGTGCCAGGTCAACCACCGCAAGGATTCACAG CTTGA